A window of the Gossypium hirsutum isolate 1008001.06 chromosome A05, Gossypium_hirsutum_v2.1, whole genome shotgun sequence genome harbors these coding sequences:
- the LOC107957536 gene encoding protein SABRE isoform X2: MGALESLVVSEIKLTLCQPSVKLGNGIISKNLKLQLVISDPEIVLRPKSKSSSSKSSKKAKSSKPRSSGKGKKLMAVGNIARFLSVSITDLVLKTPKAASEVKGIKLDICKDGGSKPNLFVILQILPISVQAIQPLSGVMEKPSAPSCCEEFSFSCEFGNDGEAGLVVRNVDINFGEIIVNLNEELLAKNKKPPDVSSQTDKVKESTADSLPANKPDKKQAAILALSKHTSIFPEKICFNLPKLDVKFVHREHDVVVENNIKSIQLKSIKSRSTEEVESTRIDVQLEFSEIHLLRESGSSVLEIMKFGVASFVNIPVQPISPVRAEIDVKFEGIRSTVIMSSLKRLLKLKPPSTGSKKKAMVLQAETSTIEKPQSTEPKAIMWKCTVSVPDITIVLYSISDVPLYQCCLLSTYVLANDISSTGIAVHAELGELNLQVADENHECLKANVFGVESNSGSLLNIAKISVDWGKKDMESSDDGGPRCKLVLSADVTGIGLYFTSKRIESLIVTAITFQALFKKPSSGKKTTQSRAARSSKPSGKGTRLIKFNLKQCSVSFCGDAYLENTVVADPKRVNYGSQGGRIVISVSADGTPRTATVLSTVSDECKKLKYSLLLDIFHFSLCVNKDKQSTQVELERIRSIYQDHLEEDKPDKKVELFDMKNAKFVQRSVGHKEIAICSLFSATDISITWEPDMCLSFAELGLQLKALVQNEKAKHKGPGNEHADDVSSEKDAEQRKEVIGVESGHVDKPKKKESVFALDIEMLSIFAEAGDGVDAFVQVQSIFSENARIGVLLEGLMLSFNGARLLRSGRMQISRIPNVSSSSDPNVPVVTVWDFVIQALDVYICLPFRLELRAIDDVVEEMIRALKIVIAAKTQLILPPKKDNPNPKPKKPSSSKFGCAKFFIRKLTGEIEEEPIQGWLDEHYQLMKKEVIELGARLKFFDDYISANQCPKTTETNDSSSERRVHYNGTEIDLQDPSAIQKMKDEIYRQSFQSYYLACQKLKPAEGSGSYREGLQSGFKPSTARVSLFTISGTDLDVTVTVIDGGNDGMIEIIKQLDPVCRETEIPFSRLYGCNLLLNAGSLGVQIRDYTFPLFSAVSGRCEGRLVMAQQATAFQPQISHDVFIGRWRKVRMLRSATGTTPPMKTYTDLVLRFKSAEVSFGVGYETVLADVSYAFTVALRRANLSKKGPGLPVQPKKEKSLPWWDDMRNYVHGNNTLIISETKWYIQASSDPYEKLDKLQIISGPLEIQQSDGRIYSCVRDFKVFLSSLESLIDSRSLKIPTIVYGPFLEVPVFSLEVLMDWDCDSGYPMNHYLFALPVEGKVREKMLDPFRSTALSLRFDIAFKAPVPPSDKQTPSASDSTVVDGTVNEAHCKAENVSIASPTFSFNAHDLAWLAKFGNLMILPPHKIRLFARFPRFGVPRIPRSGNLPLDRVMTETMFRLDSTPTCIKYKTFSDDDPAKGLTFSTTKFKVEVCSSRGKQKFTFDCQRDPLDLVYLGVDLHLLKGFLDKEDCTSVTKVVQTSQSASMEQVPTEKSNSTSGCTEKHPDEGFFLSADYFTIRKQSPKADPESLLAWQEAGKKHHGVTYVRSKSEKARECDEHEQSDPSDDDGYCVLIADNCQRIFLYSLKILMNVENRDAVRSFGAALGKALVPRKPCASRKYRQRKLLEEKQRLAEQKLAEPEMPQEDALKSPSTNNAVPSPSQNTETLGSGSSLPQAAGMENSSTAAVEQAKTEKVDGSEEEGTRHFMVNIIEPQFNLHSEDANGRFLLAAATGRVLARSFHSVLRVGSEVIEKALGTGNVQIPEGGHDMTLKRMEFSVMLEHVQAHVAPTDVDLGAGVQWLPKIRRSSPKVKRTGALLERVFTPCDMYFRFTRHKSGTPELKVKPLKDLSFNSQSITASMTSRQFQVMLDVLTNLLFARAPKPQKSWFSCPGEDDEDEEEAADAVVPDGVEEVELDKITLEQKEWELRLLLSDIKKISIHCDTSGDNPEKEGDWWMVNGGKSILVQGLKKELVNAKKFRKEASAALRVTMQKAAQQRLMEKEKNKSPSCAMRVSVQITKVVWSMLMDGKSFAEVEINDMIYDFDRDYRDVGVALFTTKSIIIRNCLANAKSDTLLSAWNPPPEWGKNVLLRVDAKQGTPKDGNSVLELLQVDIYPLKIHLTEAMYRMVWGYLFPSEDQDSQKRKEVWKVSTIAGARRAKKGSIDASSGSQASKESEASSKSNVSITDQSTDSPRTSKLPDLKPGTGLRRTSSFDRTWEDTVAESIANELVLQAQLLDDQDESSKNKSKDAKSAKSGRPAQEEKKVVGKPIEEKKTTRPPKLIEFRNIKISQVELCLTYEGSRFAVSDVKLLMDTFHRVEFTGSWRRLFSRVKKHVIWGVLKSFTGMQGKKFKDKLHSQQPSITNIPDGELHLSDNDQASQSDQKSTTFLKRSTDGAGDGFVTSVRGLFNNQRRKAKQFVLRTMRGEAETDRPGEWSEGEAEISPFARQLTITKAKKLIRRHTKKFEKGSGDQDASPMNTTDPAAYESDSSSGSELIEELSRVQKK; the protein is encoded by the exons ATG GGTGCTCTTGAATCCTTAGTGGTCAGTGAAATTAAGCTCACTTTATGTCAGCCCTCGGTTAAACTTGGGAATGGCATTATTTCTAAGAATCTGAAGCTGCAGTTGGTAATAAGTGACCCAGAAATTGTATTGAGGCCTAAAAGTAAAAGCTCTTCAAGTAAAAGCTCAAAGAAAGCTAAATCCAGTAAACCTCGCTCTTCAGGCAAGGGCAAAAAGTTGATGGCTGTAGGTAACATTGCAAGATTTTTGTCAGTTTCTATTACAGATTTGGTTTTGAAG ACACCTAAAGCAGCTAGTGAAGTTAAGGGAATCAAACTAGATATATGTAAAGATGGTGGCTCTAAACCCAACTTGTTTGTTATATTACAAATATTACCCATTTCTGTCCAAGCTATTCAGCCGCTCTCTGGTGTTATGGAAAAGCCTTCTGCTCCTTCTTGCTGTGAAGAGTTTTCTTTCTCTTGTGAATTTGGCAATGATGG GGAAGCTGGTTTAGTTGTCCGAAATGTGGACATTAACTTTGGAGAGATTATTGTAAACCTCAATGAGGAGCTGCTCGCCAAGAATAAGAAACCGCCAGATGTTTCTTCTCAAACTGATAAAGTTAAAGAGTCAACTGCTGATTCCTTACCCGCTAACAAACCTGATAAGAAGCAAGCTGCAATTTTAGCATTGTCAAAGCATACTTCTATTTTTCCGGAAAAG ATTTGCTTCAACTTGCCAAAACTAGATGTGAAGTTTGTGCATCGGGAACATGATGTTGTTGTTGAAAATAACATCAAGAGCATTCAGTTGAAAAGCATCAAATCAAGATCAACTGAAGAAGTGGAGAGTACACGCATTGATGTTCAGTTGGAATTCAGTGAGATACAT CTTCTTAGAGAATCTGGCTCTTCTGTATTGGAGATAATGAAATTTGGTGTTGCCTCTTTTGTCAACATCCCGGTACAG CCAATCTCACCTGTTAGAGCTGAAATTGATGTTAAGTTTGAAGGGATTCGGAGCACTGTTATAATGAGTAGTTTAAAGAGATTGTTGAAGTTGAAACCCCCTAGTACAGGATCCAAAAAGAAAGCAATGGTTCTTCAAGCGGAAACATCTACTATTGAGAAGCCACAATCAACTGAGCCCAAAGCGATCATGTGGAAATGTACTGTCTCAGTCCCAGATATTACAATTGTGCTTTATAGTATCAGTGATGTGCCGCTGTATCAA TGCTGCTTACTGTCAACATATGTGCTTGCTAACGACATTTCAAGCACAGGAATCGCAGTACATGCAGAACTTGGCGAGCTGAATTTGCAAGTGGCAGATGAAAATCATGAATGCTTGAAAGCAAACGTTTTCGGTGTTGAATCAAATTCAGGTTCCTTACTGAATATAGCAAAGATTAGTGTAGATTGGGGTAAAAAGGACATGGAATCATCTGACGATGGTGGCCCTAGATGTAAATTAGTTCTTTCTGCTGACGTGACTGGAATAGGCCTTTATTTTACATCCAAGCGAATAGAATCACTTATAGTAACAGCCATTACCTTTCAAGCACTCTTCAAAAAACCATCTTCCGGTAAGAAAACAACACAGAGCAGGGCAGCGCGTTCATCAAAGCCATCAGGGAAGGGTACTCGacttataaaatttaatcttaaacAGTGTTCAGTTAGTTTTTGTGGCGACGCTTACTTGGAAAACACAGTTGTGGCAGATCCCAAGCGAGTAAATTATGGGTCTCAGGGTGGTCGAATTGTTATTAGTGTTTCAGCTGATGGTACACCACGTACTGCGACTGTACTGTCCACAGTTTCAGATGAATGCAAGAAATTAAAGTACTCTCTTTTGCTTGACATCTTTCACTTTAGTTTGTGTGTCAACAAGGATAAACAATCCACACAGGTCGAGCTTGAAAGAATCAGATCTATTTATCAGGACCATCTCGAAGAAGATAAACCAGACAAAAAAGTTGAATTATTTGATATGAAGAATGCAAAATTTGTACAACGCTCTGTTGGCCATAAGGAGATAGCTATTTGCTCTTTGTTCAGTGCTACTGACATCTCCATCACTTGGGAGCCGGACATGTGTCTGTCTTTTGCTGAACTTGGTTTGCAACTGAAAGCACTGGTTCAGAATGAGAAGGCTAAACACAAGGGACCTGGAAATGAACACGCAGATGATGTCTCCAGCGAAAAAGATGCTGAGCAGAGGAAAGAAGTCATTGGGGTGGAATCCGGTCATGTTGATAAACCAAAGAAAAAAGAATCTGTTTTTGCTCTTGATATAGAGATGCTAAGTATATTTGCTGAAGCTGGAGATGGAGTTGATGCATTTGTACAGGTTCAGTCAATTTTCTCTGAGAATGCCCGCATAGGGGTACTTCTTGAAGGACTGATGCTTAGTTTCAATGGAGCCCGGTTATTGAGAAGTGGCAGAATGCAAATTTCCCGTATTCCCAATGTTTCCAGCTCATCTGATCCAAATGTACCAGTTGTCACTGTGTGGGATTTCGTGATTCAAGCACTTGATGTTTATATTTGCTTGCCTTTCAGGCTGGAGTTGCGTGCCATTGATGATGTTGTTGAAGAGATGATACGAGCTTTGAAGATTGTAATTGCCGCTAAAACTCAGCTAATTCTTCCTCCGAAGAAAGATAACCCGAACCCGAAACCTAAAAAGCCTAGTTCATCAAAATTTGGATGTGCAAAGTTCTTTATACGCAAGCTGACCGGTGAAATTGAGGAAGAACCAATCCAAGGATGGCTTGACGAGCACTATCAGCTAATGAAGAAAGAGGTCATTGAGTTAGGTGCTAGGTTGAAATTTTTTGATGATTATATTTCGGCCAATCAGTGTCCTAAAACTACTGAAACTAATGATTCTTCTTCTGAAAGAAGGGTCCACTATAATGGAACTGAGATTGATCTGCAAGATCCTTCAGCAATCCAAAAAATGAAAGACGAGATATATAGACAGTCTTTTCAATCCTATTACTTAGCATGTCAGAAGCTAAAACCAGCGGAAGGCTCTGGTAGCTATAGGGAAGGTTTACAGTCTGGTTTTAAGCCAAGCACTGCAAGAGTTTCTCTTTTTACTATTTCAGGTACAGACCTGGATGTGACCGTGACAGTGATTGATGGTGGAAATGATGGGATGATAGAGATTATAAAGCAGCTTGATCCTGTCTGTCGTGAAACTGAAATTCCGTTTTCCCGTCTATATGGGTGTAATCTTCTCCTAAACGCCGGCAGTCTAGGTGTTCAGATAAGAGACTATACGTTTCCTCTTTTCTCTGCTGTTTCTGGTAGATGTGAAGGCCGTCTTGTGATGGCACAACAG gcAACAGCTTTTCAGCCCCAAATATCGCATGATGTCTTCATTGGGAGGTGGAGAAAGGTCCGCATGCTTCGTTCAGCGACTGGTACAACTCCACCAATGAAAACATACACAGATTTGGTTTTACGTTTTAAAAGTGCGGAAGTGTCCTTTGGGGTGGGATATGAAACGGTTTTAGCTGATGTCAGCTATGCATTCACTGTGGCACTTCGTAGGGCTAATTTAAGCAAAAAGGGTCCTGGTCTTCCAGTGCAGCCAAAAAAGGAGAAGAGCTTACCATGGTGGGATGACATGAGAAATTACGTCCATGGAAACAATACTTTAATCATTTCTGAAACTAAATGGTACATTCAAGCATCTAGTGATCCTTATGAAAAGCTTGACAAACTTCAAATTATTTCTGGTCCTCTGGAGATCCAGCAATCTGATGGCCGTATTTATAGTTGTGTAAGGGATTTTAAAGTTTTCTTGAGCAGTTTGGAGAGTTTGATAGATAGTCGCAGCTTAAAAATTCCTACCATCGTATATGGCCCATTCCTAGAAGTGCCAGTCTTTAGCCTTGAGGTTCTAATGGATTGGGATTGCGATTCTGGTTATCCCATGAATCATTATCTGTTTGCACTTCCTGTAGAAGGGAAGGTTCGAGAGAAAATGCTTGATCCTTTCAGATCTACTGCACTTTCTCTCCGATTTGACATTGCTTTTAAAGCCCCTGTTCCCCCATCGGACAAACAAACCCCTTCAGCATCAGATTCCACTGTTGTGGATGGAACTGTCAATGAGGCACATTGTAAGGCTGAGAATGTTTCAATTGCATCACCAACATTTAGTTTCAATGCACATGACCTAGCTTGGTTAGCTAAGTTCGGGAATTTAATGATTTTGCCTCCTCACAAAATCCGTTTGTTTGCTCGGTTTCCTCGTTTTGGAGTTCCACGAATTCCTAGATCAGGAAACTTGCCATTAGATAGGGTGATGACAGAAACAATGTTCCGTTTAGATTCTACGCCTACTTGCATAAAGTATAAGACCTTTTCTGATGATGATCCAGCAAAAGGACTGACATTTAGTACAACAAAGTTTAAAGTTGAAGTCTGTTCCAGCAGGGGTAAGCAAAAATTTACTTTTGATTGCCAGCGTGATCCTCTTGATCTTGTTTACCTGGGGGTTGACCTTCATTTGCTGAAGGGTTTCTTAGACAAAGAAGATTGCACTAGTGTCACAAAAGTAGTTCAAACTTCTCAGTCTGCATCCATGGAGCAAGTTCCTACTGAAAAAAGTAATTCTACGAGTGGTTGCACAGAGAAGCATCCTGATGAAGGATTTTTTTTGTCAGCTGACTATTTTACAATAAGAAAGCAGTCCCCAAAGGCTGATCCTGAAAGCTTATTGGCGTGGCAAGAGGCTGGGAAGAAACATCATGGAGTGACATATGTCAGATCTAAATCTGAAAAAGCGAGAGAGTGTGACGAGCATGAACAGTCAGATCCTAGTGATGACGATGGATACTGTGTGCTTATAGCTGACAATTGTCAGCGTATTTTTCTTTACAGCCTTAAAATTCTGATGAACGTAGAGAATCGAGATGCTGTGAGGTCTTTTGGTGCTGCATTAGGCAAAGCACTTGTACCTCGAAAGCCTTGTGCTTCTCGGAAGTATAGACAGAGGAAGTTACTCGAGGAGAAACAGAGACTTGCTGAACAGAAACTTGCTGAACCTGAAATGCCTCAAGAGGATGCTCTGAAGTCACCTTCAACAAACAATGCTGTGCCTTCCCCTTCTCAAAATACGGAGACATTGGGATCAGGTTCATCTCTACCGCAAGCAGCTGGAATGGAAAATTCATCTACTGCTGCAGTTG AACAAGCCAAAACTGAAAAGGTTGAtggttctgaagaggaggggactCGTCATTTTATGGTGAATATTATCGAGCCTCAATTCAATCTTCACTCTGAAGACGCTAAT GGGAGATTTCTTCTTGCTGCTGCTACCGGTCGTGTTTTAGCCCGATCTTTTCATTCAGTTCTTCGTGTCGGCTCTGAGGTGATTGAGAAAGCACTTGGTACTGGAAATGTTCAGATTCCTGAAGGTGGGCATGACATGACTTTGAAACGCATGGAGTTTTCTGTGATGCTGGAGCATGTGCAGGCTCATGTTGCACCAACTGATGTGGATCTTGGTGCTGGAGTACAATGGCTTCCAAAAATCCGTAGAAGTTCTCCAAAGGTCAAGCGTACTGGTGCTCTACTTGAAAGGGTGTTTACGCCTTGTGATATGTACTTCAGATTCACAAGGCATAAAAGTGGAACCCCAGAATTGAAG GTGAAGCCGTTAAAGGATCTCAGCTTTAACTCTCAGAGCATAACAGCTTCTATGACATCTCGTCAATTTCAGGTTATGCTGGATGTATTAACCAACCTTCTCTTTGCTCGGGCTCCCAA GCCTCAAAAAAGTTGGTTCTCTTGTCctggagaagatgatgaagatgaagaggAGGCGGCAGATGCAGTGGTTCCTGATGGTGTTGAAGAGGTAGAACTTGACAAAATCACTCTTGAGCAGAAAGAATGGGAGCTTAGGTTGCTACTCAGTGACATTAAGAAGATATCTATTCATTGTGATACTTCAGGAGACAATCCAGAAAAAGAAGGTGATTGGTGGATGGTAAATGGTGGGAAATCAATTTTG GTGCAAGGGCTGAAGAAAGAACTTGTTAATGCAAAAAAATTTAGGAAGGAAGCATCAGCAGCCTTACGGGTTACAATGCAGAAAGCAGCTCAGCAACGGCtaatggagaaagaaaagaacaaaagccCATCCTGTGCCATGCGAGTTTCTGTGCAAATTACCAAAGTTGTGTGGAGCATGCTTATGGATGGTAAATCATTTGCTGAGGTAGAGATAAATGACATG ATTTATGATTTTGATCGTGATTACAGAGATGTTGGTGTGGCTCTATTTACAACTAAGTCTATTATTATAAGAAACTGTCTGGCTAATGCAAAGTCTGATACACTTTTATCAGCCTGGAATCCTCCTCCAGAATGGGGAAA AAATGTCCTGCTCCGCGTTGATGCAAAGCAGGGAACTCCAAAGGATGGAAACTCTGTTCTGGAGCTTTTACAG GTAGATATATATCCGCTTAAGATTCATTTGACTGAGGCAATGTACAGAATGGTGTGGGGATATCTCTTCCCGTCAGAAGACCAAGATTCGCAAAAACGAAAG GAAGTTTGGAAGGTCTCGACAATAGCTGGTGCAAGACGGGCAAAGAAGGGTTCCATTGATGCTTCATCAGGCAGCCAAGCATCAAAGGAGTCTGAGGCATCTTCCAAATCGAATGTGTCCATTACCGATCAGTCAACAGATTCCCCCCGA ACATCAAAGTTGCCAGACCTAAAACCTGGCACTGGGTTGAGGAGAACATCTTCTTTTGACAGAACATGGGAAGATACTGTTGCAGAATCCATAGCAAACGAACTTGTCCTGCAAGCTCAACTACTTGATGATCAAGATGAATCCTcgaaaaataaatcaaaagacGCGAAATCTGCTAAATCTGGTCGACCAGCTCAAGAAGAGAAGAAGGTCGTTGGAAAACCCATTGAAGAGAAAAAAACTACTAGGCCTCCGAAACTGATTGAATTTCGCAATATCAAGATAAGTCAG GTTGAGCTGTGTCTTACGTACGAAGGGTCCAGATTTGCTGTAAGTGACGTCAAGTTGCTGATGGATACATTTCACCGTGTCGAGTTCACCGGAAGTTGGAGGAGACTGTTCTCTCGAGTTAAGAAGCATGTTATATGGGGGGTCCTAAAATCTTTTACTGGAATGCAG GGTAAGAAATTCAAAGACAAGTTACACAGTCAACAGCCAAGTATAACTAATATTCCTGATGGTGAACTCCATCTTAGTGACAATGATCAGGCTTCTCAATCTGATCAGAAATCGACGACCTTTCTTAAGCGTTCAACTGATGGAGCCGGTGATGGGTTTGTTACTTCCGTTAGGGGTCTCTTCAACAATCAACGGCGCAAAGCCAAACAATTTGTGCTACGAACTATGAGAGGTGAAGCAGAGACCGATCGCCCGGGAGAGTGGAGTGAAGGTGAAGCCGAGATCTCTCCATTCGCTCGGCAGCTGACCATAACCAAAGCTAAGAAACTTATTAGGCGGCATACAAAGAAGTTTGAGAAAG GTTCGGGTGATCAAGATGCATCTCCAATGAATACTACCGATCCAGCTGCTTATGAATCTGACTCTTCTAGCGGATCCGAACTCATTGAGGAACTTAGTAGGGTTCAGAAGAAATAG